One window of Channa argus isolate prfri chromosome 4, Channa argus male v1.0, whole genome shotgun sequence genomic DNA carries:
- the LOC137126116 gene encoding probable polypeptide N-acetylgalactosaminyltransferase 8 isoform X1, which translates to MLFPILSRCTKMSVRAAWLKRLVLVLGGTGLIIYLGLFLKTVHDRTAASGKEEDTSRMSRTFSDLQSSLKDLNSRVKSFEKKQDVIQKMLEDDRNRQVKAAELQKSVVLKQPEQNKQPDKEIQDEEEAPKEKSNKIFPKSPLFKEWGANLSEDDQREAQALYEKYGYNVFLSDRLPIDRALPDTRDPRCLKKTYAKDLPSLGVVLIYLNEALSILKRALRSIIDRTPKHLLKEIILVDDNSSNEDLKEDFDVYVKSLEQQNPNVRFTRVRHNEQRGLAYARASGWRAATADVVAILDAHIEVHEMWAEPMLTQIKADRTVVVSPVFDRVNYDDLRVIQYQPAAHAFDWALWCMYESFSPDYYKLNDGSLPGKSPSVMGILVADRKFLGEIGVLDEGMKVYGGENVELGIRVWTCGGSIEVVPCSKIAHIERNHKPYMPDLSPAMKRNALRVAEVWMDEYKHNINLAWNIPFENHGIDIGDISERKKLRERLNCKPFKWYLENVYPKLDPWDNLLAYGGMKNLNASMCLDQGEVPGYTPIAYNCHYYGPQFTYYRKSGELHIGGIKSHKYNDNRCLTDMGNKETQPGLYNCKDAMQKGMGIYWDFTQGKELKNRQTKRCLEIKHSKLLIRECSGQSWEIQNIIKAF; encoded by the exons ATGCTCTTTCCAATTCTGAGTCGATGCACTAAGATGAGCGTGAGAGCAGCGTGGTTAAAAAGACTAGTCCTCGTTTTAGGGGGGACTGGGCTCATCATCTACCTGGGGCTGTTTCTAAAGACAGTACATGACCGTACAGCGGCAAGTGGCAAAGAAGAGGACACATCGCGAATGAGCAGGACTTTCTCTGACCTGCAGTCAAGCCTCAAAGATCTCA ACAGCAGAGTCAAATCTTTTGAGAAAAAGCAAGATGTCATTCAAAAGATGTTGGAAgatgacagaaacagacaagTAAAAGCTGCAGAGCTCCAAAAGTCAGTTGTCCTAAAGCAGCCAGAGCAGAACAAGCAACCTGACAAAGAGATCCAGGACGAAGAAGAAGCCCctaaagaaaaaagcaataaaatctTCCCCAAATCTCCCCTGTTTAAGGAGTGGGGGGCTAATCTATCTGAGGATGACCAAAGGGAGGCACAGGCTCTGTATGAGAAGTATGGATACAATGTTTTTCTGAGCGATCGCCTTCCTATAGATCGAGCTCTTCCAGATACCAGGGATCCAAG GTGCCTCAAAAAGACTTACGCCAAGGACCTGCCCAGTCTCGGAGTAGTCCTGATCTACCTGAATGAAGCCCTGTCTATCCTCAAAAGGGCCCTGAGAAGCATCATTGATCGTACCCCTAAACATTTGCTGAAGGAGATAATATTGGTGGATGACAACAGCTCTAATG AAGACTTGAAGGAGGACTTTGACGTCTACGTGAAGTCCCTTGAGCAGCAGAACCCAAATGTTCGTTTTACTAGGGTCAGGCACAATGAGCAGCGAGGGCTGGCTTATGCCAGAGCCTCTGGGTGGAGGGCTGCTACTGCCGATGTGGTGGCCATCCTGGACGCACACATAGAAGTCCATGAGATGTG GGCTGAACCTATGCTGACACAAATCAAAGCCGACCGAACAGTGGTGGTGTCCCCTGTGTTTGACAGAGTCAACTATGATGATCTCAGGGTTATTCAATACCAGCCAGCTGCACACGCGTTTGACTGGGCTTTGTGGTGCATGTATGAGAGTTTTTCACCTGACTATTACAAGTTGAACGATGGCTCTCTGCCTGGGAA gagTCCATCTGTCATGGGAATCCTAGTTGCTGATAGAAAGTTTCTAGGGGAAATTGGAGTCCTCGATGAAGGAATGAAAGTGTATGGGGGAGAAAATGTCGAGCTGGGAATTCGT GTGTGGACATGTGGAGGCAGCATTGAAGTGGTTCCATGTTCCAAGATTGCCCACATCGAGAGAAACCACAAACCCTACATGCCAGACCTGAGTCCTGCCATGAAGAGAAATGCCCTGAGAGTAGCCGAAGTCTGGATGGATGaatacaaacacaacatcaACTTAGCTTGGAACATACCATTTGAG AATCATGGTATTGACATAGGAGATATCTCTGAGAGGAAAAAACTCAGAGAGAGGTTAAACTGTAAACCTTTCAAATGGTACCTGGAAAATGTGTATCCTAAGTTGGATCCCTGGGACAACCTACTTGCCTATGGTGGa ATGAAGAATCTCAATGCTAGCATGTGCCTAGATCAAGGCGAAGTGCCAGGTTACACACCCATTGCCTACAATTGCCACTACTATGGACCTCAA TTTACTTATTACCGCAAAAGTGGTGAGCTCCACATCGGTGGCATCAAATCCCACAAGTACAATGACAACCGCTGTTTAACTGACATGGGCAATAAGGAAACCCAGCCTGGTCTTTACAACTGCAAGGACGCTATGCAAAAAGGAATGGGGATATACTGGGATTTCACTCAG GGCAAAGAACTGaagaacagacaaacaaaaagatgtTTGGAGATTAAACACAGCAAACTTCTAATACGCGAATGCTCTGGCCAAAGTTGGGAAATCCAAAACATAATTAAAGCCTTTTAA
- the LOC137126116 gene encoding probable polypeptide N-acetylgalactosaminyltransferase 8 isoform X3, translated as MKTYVRRGVIIGAFSLLIYIMMYINVGWRAGESMAANEADQQNVRRQLDRLEESLGRLDSRVKSFEKKQDVIQKMLEDDRNRQVKAAELQKSVVLKQPEQNKQPDKEIQDEEEAPKEKSNKIFPKSPLFKEWGANLSEDDQREAQALYEKYGYNVFLSDRLPIDRALPDTRDPRCLKKTYAKDLPSLGVVLIYLNEALSILKRALRSIIDRTPKHLLKEIILVDDNSSNEDLKEDFDVYVKSLEQQNPNVRFTRVRHNEQRGLAYARASGWRAATADVVAILDAHIEVHEMWAEPMLTQIKADRTVVVSPVFDRVNYDDLRVIQYQPAAHAFDWALWCMYESFSPDYYKLNDGSLPGKSPSVMGILVADRKFLGEIGVLDEGMKVYGGENVELGIRVWTCGGSIEVVPCSKIAHIERNHKPYMPDLSPAMKRNALRVAEVWMDEYKHNINLAWNIPFENHGIDIGDISERKKLRERLNCKPFKWYLENVYPKLDPWDNLLAYGGMKNLNASMCLDQGEVPGYTPIAYNCHYYGPQFTYYRKSGELHIGGIKSHKYNDNRCLTDMGNKETQPGLYNCKDAMQKGMGIYWDFTQGKELKNRQTKRCLEIKHSKLLIRECSGQSWEIQNIIKAF; from the exons ACAGCAGAGTCAAATCTTTTGAGAAAAAGCAAGATGTCATTCAAAAGATGTTGGAAgatgacagaaacagacaagTAAAAGCTGCAGAGCTCCAAAAGTCAGTTGTCCTAAAGCAGCCAGAGCAGAACAAGCAACCTGACAAAGAGATCCAGGACGAAGAAGAAGCCCctaaagaaaaaagcaataaaatctTCCCCAAATCTCCCCTGTTTAAGGAGTGGGGGGCTAATCTATCTGAGGATGACCAAAGGGAGGCACAGGCTCTGTATGAGAAGTATGGATACAATGTTTTTCTGAGCGATCGCCTTCCTATAGATCGAGCTCTTCCAGATACCAGGGATCCAAG GTGCCTCAAAAAGACTTACGCCAAGGACCTGCCCAGTCTCGGAGTAGTCCTGATCTACCTGAATGAAGCCCTGTCTATCCTCAAAAGGGCCCTGAGAAGCATCATTGATCGTACCCCTAAACATTTGCTGAAGGAGATAATATTGGTGGATGACAACAGCTCTAATG AAGACTTGAAGGAGGACTTTGACGTCTACGTGAAGTCCCTTGAGCAGCAGAACCCAAATGTTCGTTTTACTAGGGTCAGGCACAATGAGCAGCGAGGGCTGGCTTATGCCAGAGCCTCTGGGTGGAGGGCTGCTACTGCCGATGTGGTGGCCATCCTGGACGCACACATAGAAGTCCATGAGATGTG GGCTGAACCTATGCTGACACAAATCAAAGCCGACCGAACAGTGGTGGTGTCCCCTGTGTTTGACAGAGTCAACTATGATGATCTCAGGGTTATTCAATACCAGCCAGCTGCACACGCGTTTGACTGGGCTTTGTGGTGCATGTATGAGAGTTTTTCACCTGACTATTACAAGTTGAACGATGGCTCTCTGCCTGGGAA gagTCCATCTGTCATGGGAATCCTAGTTGCTGATAGAAAGTTTCTAGGGGAAATTGGAGTCCTCGATGAAGGAATGAAAGTGTATGGGGGAGAAAATGTCGAGCTGGGAATTCGT GTGTGGACATGTGGAGGCAGCATTGAAGTGGTTCCATGTTCCAAGATTGCCCACATCGAGAGAAACCACAAACCCTACATGCCAGACCTGAGTCCTGCCATGAAGAGAAATGCCCTGAGAGTAGCCGAAGTCTGGATGGATGaatacaaacacaacatcaACTTAGCTTGGAACATACCATTTGAG AATCATGGTATTGACATAGGAGATATCTCTGAGAGGAAAAAACTCAGAGAGAGGTTAAACTGTAAACCTTTCAAATGGTACCTGGAAAATGTGTATCCTAAGTTGGATCCCTGGGACAACCTACTTGCCTATGGTGGa ATGAAGAATCTCAATGCTAGCATGTGCCTAGATCAAGGCGAAGTGCCAGGTTACACACCCATTGCCTACAATTGCCACTACTATGGACCTCAA TTTACTTATTACCGCAAAAGTGGTGAGCTCCACATCGGTGGCATCAAATCCCACAAGTACAATGACAACCGCTGTTTAACTGACATGGGCAATAAGGAAACCCAGCCTGGTCTTTACAACTGCAAGGACGCTATGCAAAAAGGAATGGGGATATACTGGGATTTCACTCAG GGCAAAGAACTGaagaacagacaaacaaaaagatgtTTGGAGATTAAACACAGCAAACTTCTAATACGCGAATGCTCTGGCCAAAGTTGGGAAATCCAAAACATAATTAAAGCCTTTTAA
- the LOC137126116 gene encoding probable polypeptide N-acetylgalactosaminyltransferase 8 isoform X2, whose amino-acid sequence MLFPILSRCTKMSVRAAWLKRLVLVLGGTGLIIYLGLFLKTVHDRTAASGKEEDTSRMSRTFSDLQSSLKDLNSRVKSFEKKQDVIQKMLEDDRNRQVKAAELQKSVVLKQPEQNKQPDKEIQDEEEAPKEKSNKIFPKSPLFKEWGANLSEDDQREAQALYEKYGYNVFLSDRLPIDRALPDTRDPRCLKKTYAKDLPSLGVVLIYLNEALSILKRALRSIIDRTPKHLLKEIILVDDNSSNDLKEDFDVYVKSLEQQNPNVRFTRVRHNEQRGLAYARASGWRAATADVVAILDAHIEVHEMWAEPMLTQIKADRTVVVSPVFDRVNYDDLRVIQYQPAAHAFDWALWCMYESFSPDYYKLNDGSLPGKSPSVMGILVADRKFLGEIGVLDEGMKVYGGENVELGIRVWTCGGSIEVVPCSKIAHIERNHKPYMPDLSPAMKRNALRVAEVWMDEYKHNINLAWNIPFENHGIDIGDISERKKLRERLNCKPFKWYLENVYPKLDPWDNLLAYGGMKNLNASMCLDQGEVPGYTPIAYNCHYYGPQFTYYRKSGELHIGGIKSHKYNDNRCLTDMGNKETQPGLYNCKDAMQKGMGIYWDFTQGKELKNRQTKRCLEIKHSKLLIRECSGQSWEIQNIIKAF is encoded by the exons ATGCTCTTTCCAATTCTGAGTCGATGCACTAAGATGAGCGTGAGAGCAGCGTGGTTAAAAAGACTAGTCCTCGTTTTAGGGGGGACTGGGCTCATCATCTACCTGGGGCTGTTTCTAAAGACAGTACATGACCGTACAGCGGCAAGTGGCAAAGAAGAGGACACATCGCGAATGAGCAGGACTTTCTCTGACCTGCAGTCAAGCCTCAAAGATCTCA ACAGCAGAGTCAAATCTTTTGAGAAAAAGCAAGATGTCATTCAAAAGATGTTGGAAgatgacagaaacagacaagTAAAAGCTGCAGAGCTCCAAAAGTCAGTTGTCCTAAAGCAGCCAGAGCAGAACAAGCAACCTGACAAAGAGATCCAGGACGAAGAAGAAGCCCctaaagaaaaaagcaataaaatctTCCCCAAATCTCCCCTGTTTAAGGAGTGGGGGGCTAATCTATCTGAGGATGACCAAAGGGAGGCACAGGCTCTGTATGAGAAGTATGGATACAATGTTTTTCTGAGCGATCGCCTTCCTATAGATCGAGCTCTTCCAGATACCAGGGATCCAAG GTGCCTCAAAAAGACTTACGCCAAGGACCTGCCCAGTCTCGGAGTAGTCCTGATCTACCTGAATGAAGCCCTGTCTATCCTCAAAAGGGCCCTGAGAAGCATCATTGATCGTACCCCTAAACATTTGCTGAAGGAGATAATATTGGTGGATGACAACAGCTCTAATG ACTTGAAGGAGGACTTTGACGTCTACGTGAAGTCCCTTGAGCAGCAGAACCCAAATGTTCGTTTTACTAGGGTCAGGCACAATGAGCAGCGAGGGCTGGCTTATGCCAGAGCCTCTGGGTGGAGGGCTGCTACTGCCGATGTGGTGGCCATCCTGGACGCACACATAGAAGTCCATGAGATGTG GGCTGAACCTATGCTGACACAAATCAAAGCCGACCGAACAGTGGTGGTGTCCCCTGTGTTTGACAGAGTCAACTATGATGATCTCAGGGTTATTCAATACCAGCCAGCTGCACACGCGTTTGACTGGGCTTTGTGGTGCATGTATGAGAGTTTTTCACCTGACTATTACAAGTTGAACGATGGCTCTCTGCCTGGGAA gagTCCATCTGTCATGGGAATCCTAGTTGCTGATAGAAAGTTTCTAGGGGAAATTGGAGTCCTCGATGAAGGAATGAAAGTGTATGGGGGAGAAAATGTCGAGCTGGGAATTCGT GTGTGGACATGTGGAGGCAGCATTGAAGTGGTTCCATGTTCCAAGATTGCCCACATCGAGAGAAACCACAAACCCTACATGCCAGACCTGAGTCCTGCCATGAAGAGAAATGCCCTGAGAGTAGCCGAAGTCTGGATGGATGaatacaaacacaacatcaACTTAGCTTGGAACATACCATTTGAG AATCATGGTATTGACATAGGAGATATCTCTGAGAGGAAAAAACTCAGAGAGAGGTTAAACTGTAAACCTTTCAAATGGTACCTGGAAAATGTGTATCCTAAGTTGGATCCCTGGGACAACCTACTTGCCTATGGTGGa ATGAAGAATCTCAATGCTAGCATGTGCCTAGATCAAGGCGAAGTGCCAGGTTACACACCCATTGCCTACAATTGCCACTACTATGGACCTCAA TTTACTTATTACCGCAAAAGTGGTGAGCTCCACATCGGTGGCATCAAATCCCACAAGTACAATGACAACCGCTGTTTAACTGACATGGGCAATAAGGAAACCCAGCCTGGTCTTTACAACTGCAAGGACGCTATGCAAAAAGGAATGGGGATATACTGGGATTTCACTCAG GGCAAAGAACTGaagaacagacaaacaaaaagatgtTTGGAGATTAAACACAGCAAACTTCTAATACGCGAATGCTCTGGCCAAAGTTGGGAAATCCAAAACATAATTAAAGCCTTTTAA